A genomic window from bacterium includes:
- a CDS encoding BglII/BstYI family type II restriction endonuclease has product MKYVTESHRNAEFLLTTHPNYINEWQSVERVLGGISDKRLINHFKKDYLLHKSISATINDLLKEDLVREGWAAESAIFQDDQYRDDRWRLDFVRGQVAIEVAFNHGEATAWNLIKPVLSGEQNHVKKAIQTSLGIIITATDEMKAAGGFDSAVGTYEKFQSYLKPMMNILTVPILLIGLTPPETFLIEHKKHQNGRKYGEVREIPLNYRDGK; this is encoded by the coding sequence TTGAAATACGTAACCGAATCTCACCGAAATGCCGAATTTTTACTTACCACACACCCCAATTACATCAATGAATGGCAGTCAGTTGAACGGGTTTTGGGCGGAATCTCTGATAAACGTTTGATCAATCATTTCAAAAAAGATTACTTATTACACAAGAGCATTTCCGCCACCATAAACGATCTTTTGAAAGAGGACCTTGTAAGAGAAGGATGGGCCGCAGAAAGCGCGATCTTTCAAGATGACCAGTACCGTGATGATCGTTGGAGATTGGATTTTGTCCGGGGTCAGGTGGCTATCGAGGTTGCTTTCAATCACGGCGAGGCTACCGCTTGGAACCTAATCAAGCCGGTCTTATCTGGGGAACAAAACCATGTTAAAAAGGCAATCCAGACCAGCTTAGGGATCATTATTACTGCAACGGATGAAATGAAAGCCGCAGGGGGATTCGATAGCGCGGTGGGAACCTACGAAAAATTCCAGAGTTACCTGAAACCAATGATGAACATTCTTACCGTGCCGATTCTACTCATCGGCTTGACGCCTCCAGAAACCTTCCTAATCGAACACAAAAAACATCAAAACGGCAGAAAATACGGGGAAGTCCGAGAAATACCCCTCAACTATCGAGATGGGAAATAA
- a CDS encoding very short patch repair endonuclease: MIMSAIRAKGTDPEETLISTLRRSGIRSGRRHLKKLPGRPDLSFLDQRIAVFVNGCYWHRCPYCKKPLPKSHRSFWRKKFEANVERDKRKNRELRKLGWRPIVVWECRLKNDPEKQVARIKKMLDLPLTK, translated from the coding sequence ATGATCATGAGCGCCATCCGGGCAAAAGGGACCGACCCGGAAGAGACCCTTATTTCTACTCTGCGGCGCTCCGGTATCAGAAGTGGTCGAAGGCACCTTAAAAAGCTTCCTGGTAGACCGGATCTTTCCTTTTTGGACCAGCGGATAGCCGTGTTCGTGAACGGCTGTTATTGGCATCGTTGCCCCTATTGCAAAAAGCCCCTACCTAAAAGTCATCGATCCTTTTGGCGGAAGAAATTCGAGGCCAATGTGGAAAGGGATAAAAGGAAGAACAGGGAACTGCGAAAGCTTGGGTGGAGGCCGATCGTTGTATGGGAATGCCGCTTGAAGAATGATCCGGAGAAACAGGTAGCTAGGATCAAGAAAATGCTTGATCTTCCATTAACAAAATGA
- a CDS encoding DNA cytosine methyltransferase — translation MKKTRNKTSNLRVIELFAGVGGFHIGLSRASKKFEIVWSNQWEPDSRTQYASNVYKKRFPNTPHSNEDISTVTIRDIPDHDLLVGGFPCQDYSVARTLNQAKGLVGKKGVLWWQIYRILDEKKNKPAYLILENVDRLLKSPANRRGRDFAVMLASLSDLGYAVEWRTINAADYGMPQRRRRVFFVGYHKDSLLHSKLVKDCLPLEILEEKGVIAKAFPVEKIHLPLVNVEHELKGDLANITERFNINNPKISPFHKAGFMVDRRFWTFDVKPLYAGKRKTLGDVLIKGKVPESFYIEKEDFEKWRFLKGAKDLQRVSKRTGHKYQYNEGPMSFPDKLDFPSRTIITGEGGSTPSRFKHVVKDKSGRLRRLLPIELERLNTFPDNHTAGIPDIKRAFMMGNALVVDIVKQLGKALISHLDS, via the coding sequence ATGAAAAAGACCCGCAATAAAACCTCAAATTTGAGAGTGATCGAGCTCTTCGCTGGTGTCGGCGGCTTCCATATCGGCCTGAGCAGAGCCTCGAAAAAGTTCGAGATCGTTTGGAGCAACCAGTGGGAACCAGATTCCCGGACGCAATATGCGTCAAATGTGTACAAGAAGAGATTCCCGAACACGCCACATTCCAACGAGGACATTTCCACGGTGACGATTAGAGATATTCCAGATCATGATCTTTTGGTCGGAGGATTTCCTTGTCAGGACTATTCCGTTGCACGGACTTTAAATCAGGCGAAGGGGCTTGTTGGCAAGAAAGGTGTTTTGTGGTGGCAAATCTATCGAATATTGGACGAAAAAAAGAATAAACCTGCATACCTCATTCTTGAAAACGTCGATCGGTTATTGAAGTCACCTGCGAATCGGCGGGGTCGGGACTTTGCAGTAATGTTGGCTTCGTTATCGGATCTTGGTTATGCGGTGGAATGGCGAACGATAAATGCTGCGGATTATGGAATGCCGCAGCGGCGAAGAAGGGTTTTTTTTGTAGGGTATCACAAGGATTCTTTGCTCCACTCGAAACTGGTCAAAGATTGTTTGCCGTTGGAAATCCTCGAGGAAAAGGGTGTCATTGCAAAAGCATTTCCGGTGGAAAAGATACATTTACCTTTGGTGAATGTTGAACACGAATTAAAGGGTGATCTTGCGAACATAACCGAGAGGTTTAATATCAATAATCCAAAGATTTCTCCGTTTCATAAAGCGGGTTTTATGGTGGATCGTCGTTTTTGGACTTTCGATGTTAAACCTCTTTATGCGGGAAAAAGGAAAACGTTGGGGGATGTTTTAATAAAGGGCAAAGTCCCGGAGTCTTTTTATATCGAAAAAGAAGATTTTGAAAAATGGAGATTTTTAAAAGGTGCTAAAGATTTACAAAGGGTTAGCAAAAGGACTGGGCATAAGTATCAATACAACGAAGGCCCAATGTCTTTTCCTGATAAATTGGATTTCCCGTCTAGAACCATCATTACCGGTGAAGGTGGTAGCACACCATCAAGATTCAAACATGTCGTAAAAGATAAATCAGGGCGGTTGCGGCGTTTGTTGCCAATAGAATTAGAGCGTTTAAATACGTTCCCTGATAATCACACCGCAGGAATTCCTGATATCAAAAGAGCGTTTATGATGGGAAATGCGTTGGTTGTTGATATTGTGAAACAATTGGGAAAAGCACTTATTTCCCATCTCGATAGTTGA
- the umuD gene encoding translesion error-prone DNA polymerase V autoproteolytic subunit has translation MAPELRPLSAPEIRKALKVPLYLTRISAGSFSPADDYLEKRLDLNEYLIRHEAATFCFRVTGDSMTGAGIFSGDLLVVDRALKAQNGAVIVAKLGGDLVCKRLKLVKGKVFLAPENPAYPTLEITPDMEGFEVCGVVTHNIHSHGARS, from the coding sequence ATGGCACCCGAACTGCGCCCTTTGAGCGCCCCCGAGATCCGAAAGGCCCTCAAGGTCCCCCTCTATCTCACCCGCATCTCCGCGGGCTCCTTCTCCCCCGCCGATGACTACCTCGAAAAGCGTCTCGACCTCAACGAATACCTCATTCGCCACGAAGCCGCCACCTTCTGCTTCCGCGTGACGGGCGATTCCATGACCGGTGCCGGCATCTTCTCCGGCGACCTGCTGGTGGTGGACCGGGCCCTCAAGGCCCAGAACGGCGCCGTCATCGTGGCCAAACTCGGCGGCGACCTGGTCTGCAAGCGCCTCAAGCTGGTCAAAGGCAAGGTCTTCCTCGCCCCCGAGAACCCCGCCTACCCCACCCTGGAGATCACCCCCGATATGGAAGGCTTCGAGGTCTGCGGGGTGGTCACCCACAACATCCATTCCCACGGAGCTCGTTCTTAA